One Drosophila santomea strain STO CAGO 1482 chromosome X, Prin_Dsan_1.1, whole genome shotgun sequence DNA segment encodes these proteins:
- the LOC120455404 gene encoding thioredoxin reductase 1, mitochondrial isoform X3, which yields MAPVQGSYDYDLIVIGGGSAGLACAKEAVLNGARVACLDYVKPTPTLGTKWGVGGTCVNVGCIPKKLMHQASLLGEAVHEAAAYGWNVDDKIKPDWNKLVQSVQNHIKSVNWVTRVDLRDKKVEYINGLGSFVDSHTLLAKIKSGERTITAQTFVIAVGGRPRYPDIPGAVEHGITSDDLFSLEREPGKTLVVGAGYIGLECAGFLKGLGYEPTVMVRSIVLRGFDQQMAELVAASMEERGIPFLRKSVPLSVEKQDDGKLLVKYKNVETGEEAEDVFDTVLWAIGRKGLVDDLNLPNAGVTVQKDKIPVDSQEATNVANIYAVGDIIYGKPELTPVAVLAGRLLARRLYGGATQRMDYKDVATTVFTPLEYACVGLSEEDAVKEYGADEIEVFHGYYKPTEFFIPQKSVRYCYLKAVAERHGDQRVYGLHYIGPVAGEVIQGFAAALKSGLTINTLINTVGIHPTTAEEFTRLAITKRSGLDPTPASCCS from the exons ATGGCGCCCGTGCAAG GATCTTATGACTACGACCTTATTGTGATTGGAGGCGGATCAGCTGGCCTGGCCTGCGCCAAGGAGGCGGTGCTCAATGGAGCCCGTGTGGCCTGTCTGGATTACGTTAagcccacgcccactctggGCACCAAGTGGGGCGTTGGCGGCACCTGCGTGAACGTGGGCTGCATTCCCAAGAAGCTGATGCACCAGGCCTCGCTCCTGGGCGAGGCTGTCCATGAGGCGGCCGCCTACGGCTGGAACGTGGATGACAAGATCAAGCCAGACTGGAACAAGCTGGTGCAGTCCGTACAGAACCACATTAAGTCCGTCAACTGGGTGACCCGTGTGGATCTGCGCGACAA GAAAGTGGAGTACATCAATGGACTGGGCTCGTTCGTGGACTCGCACACCCTGTTGGCCAAGATAAAGAGCGGCGAGCGCACAATCACCGCCCAGACTTTCGTCATTGCCGTTGGCGGCCGACCACGCTACCCGGATATTCCCGGTGCTGTGGAGCACGGCATCACCAGCGATGATCTGTTCAGTTTGGAGCGCGAACCCGGCAAGACCTTGGTGGTGGGAGCTGGCT ACATTGGCTTGGAGTGCGCTGGATTCCTGAAGGGTCTCGGCTACGAGCCCACTGTGATGGTGCGTTCTATTGTGCTGCGTGGCTTTGACCAGCAGATGGCCGAGCTGGTGGCAGCCTCGATGGAGGAGCGTGGCATTCCCTTCCTGCGCAAATCGGTGCCGCTGTCTGTGGAAAAGCAGGATGATGGCAAGCTGCTCGTTAAGTACAAAAACGTGGAGACCGGCGAGGAGGCCGAGGATGTCTTCGACACCGTTCTGTGGGCCATCGGCCGCAAGGGTCTGGTCGACGATCTGAACCTGCCCAATGCCGGCGTGACTGTGCAGAAGGACAAGATTCCAGTGGACTCGCAGGAGGCCACCAATGTGGCGAACATCTACGCCGTAGGTGACATCATCTACGGCAAGCCAGAGCTGACGCCCGTCGCCGTTCTGGCTGGTCGTCTGCTGGCCCGCCGCCTGTACGGCGGAGCTACCCAGCGCATGGACTATAAGGATGTGGCCACCACCGTGTTCACGCCTCTGGAGTACGCCTGCGTCGGTCTGAGCGAGGAGGATGCCGTCAAGGAGTACGGAGCCGATGAGATCGAGGTGTTCCATGGTTACTACAAGCCCACGGAGTTCTTCATTCCCCAGAAGAGCGTGCGCTATTGCTACTTGAAGGCTGTCGCTGAGCGCCATGGCGACCAGCGCGTCTATGGACTGCACTACATTGGCCCAGTGGCCGGTGAGGTGATCCAGGGATTCGCTGCCGCCCTAAAGTCTGGCCTGACCATTAACACGCTCATCAACACGGTGGGCATCCATCCCACGACCGCCGAGGAGTTCACCCGGCTGGCCATCACCAAGCGCTCCGGACTGGACCCCACGCCggccagctgctgcagctaa
- the LOC120455404 gene encoding thioredoxin reductase 1, mitochondrial isoform X1 yields the protein MNLCNSRFSVTFGRQCSTILTSPSAGILQNKCSLTTKVPNWISSSLSCVQQTFQRTMNSTGQRGSRDSTGAPGAGASGGSGGGAPPPFQHPHCDRNAMYAQPVRKMSTKGGSYDYDLIVIGGGSAGLACAKEAVLNGARVACLDYVKPTPTLGTKWGVGGTCVNVGCIPKKLMHQASLLGEAVHEAAAYGWNVDDKIKPDWNKLVQSVQNHIKSVNWVTRVDLRDKKVEYINGLGSFVDSHTLLAKIKSGERTITAQTFVIAVGGRPRYPDIPGAVEHGITSDDLFSLEREPGKTLVVGAGYIGLECAGFLKGLGYEPTVMVRSIVLRGFDQQMAELVAASMEERGIPFLRKSVPLSVEKQDDGKLLVKYKNVETGEEAEDVFDTVLWAIGRKGLVDDLNLPNAGVTVQKDKIPVDSQEATNVANIYAVGDIIYGKPELTPVAVLAGRLLARRLYGGATQRMDYKDVATTVFTPLEYACVGLSEEDAVKEYGADEIEVFHGYYKPTEFFIPQKSVRYCYLKAVAERHGDQRVYGLHYIGPVAGEVIQGFAAALKSGLTINTLINTVGIHPTTAEEFTRLAITKRSGLDPTPASCCS from the exons ATGAACTTGTGCAACTCGAGATTCTCCGTTACATTCGGACGGCAGTGCTCGACGATTTTAACGTCTCCTTCTGCTGGCATTCTACAAAACAAATGCTCACTGACAACAAAGGTCCCCAATTGGATTTCCAGTAGTCTCAGCTGTGTCCAGCAGACGTTCCAGCGAACGATGAACTCGACGGGACAGCGAGGATCACGCGACAGCACTGGAGCTCCCGGTGCTGGGGCTTCAGGTGGATCCGGTGGCGGTGCACCGCCACCCTTCCAGCATCCACATTGCGACAGGAACGCGATGTACGCGCAACCGGTGCGAAAGATGAGCACCAAAGGAG GATCTTATGACTACGACCTTATTGTGATTGGAGGCGGATCAGCTGGCCTGGCCTGCGCCAAGGAGGCGGTGCTCAATGGAGCCCGTGTGGCCTGTCTGGATTACGTTAagcccacgcccactctggGCACCAAGTGGGGCGTTGGCGGCACCTGCGTGAACGTGGGCTGCATTCCCAAGAAGCTGATGCACCAGGCCTCGCTCCTGGGCGAGGCTGTCCATGAGGCGGCCGCCTACGGCTGGAACGTGGATGACAAGATCAAGCCAGACTGGAACAAGCTGGTGCAGTCCGTACAGAACCACATTAAGTCCGTCAACTGGGTGACCCGTGTGGATCTGCGCGACAA GAAAGTGGAGTACATCAATGGACTGGGCTCGTTCGTGGACTCGCACACCCTGTTGGCCAAGATAAAGAGCGGCGAGCGCACAATCACCGCCCAGACTTTCGTCATTGCCGTTGGCGGCCGACCACGCTACCCGGATATTCCCGGTGCTGTGGAGCACGGCATCACCAGCGATGATCTGTTCAGTTTGGAGCGCGAACCCGGCAAGACCTTGGTGGTGGGAGCTGGCT ACATTGGCTTGGAGTGCGCTGGATTCCTGAAGGGTCTCGGCTACGAGCCCACTGTGATGGTGCGTTCTATTGTGCTGCGTGGCTTTGACCAGCAGATGGCCGAGCTGGTGGCAGCCTCGATGGAGGAGCGTGGCATTCCCTTCCTGCGCAAATCGGTGCCGCTGTCTGTGGAAAAGCAGGATGATGGCAAGCTGCTCGTTAAGTACAAAAACGTGGAGACCGGCGAGGAGGCCGAGGATGTCTTCGACACCGTTCTGTGGGCCATCGGCCGCAAGGGTCTGGTCGACGATCTGAACCTGCCCAATGCCGGCGTGACTGTGCAGAAGGACAAGATTCCAGTGGACTCGCAGGAGGCCACCAATGTGGCGAACATCTACGCCGTAGGTGACATCATCTACGGCAAGCCAGAGCTGACGCCCGTCGCCGTTCTGGCTGGTCGTCTGCTGGCCCGCCGCCTGTACGGCGGAGCTACCCAGCGCATGGACTATAAGGATGTGGCCACCACCGTGTTCACGCCTCTGGAGTACGCCTGCGTCGGTCTGAGCGAGGAGGATGCCGTCAAGGAGTACGGAGCCGATGAGATCGAGGTGTTCCATGGTTACTACAAGCCCACGGAGTTCTTCATTCCCCAGAAGAGCGTGCGCTATTGCTACTTGAAGGCTGTCGCTGAGCGCCATGGCGACCAGCGCGTCTATGGACTGCACTACATTGGCCCAGTGGCCGGTGAGGTGATCCAGGGATTCGCTGCCGCCCTAAAGTCTGGCCTGACCATTAACACGCTCATCAACACGGTGGGCATCCATCCCACGACCGCCGAGGAGTTCACCCGGCTGGCCATCACCAAGCGCTCCGGACTGGACCCCACGCCggccagctgctgcagctaa
- the LOC120455952 gene encoding NADH-ubiquinone oxidoreductase 75 kDa subunit, mitochondrial → MIRAPLVKALGALGSPTHQMASRAVRTSAMVAQTPAKAPEKIEVFVDDIPVQVVPGTTVLQAAAQIGVEIPRFCYHERLAVAGNCRMCLVEVEKSPKPVAACAMPVMKGWRIKTNSDLTRKAREGVMEFLLMNHPLDCPICDQGGECDLQDQAMAFGSDRSRFTDINYTGKRAVEDKDIGPLVKTIMTRCIHCTRCVRFASEIAGVDDLGTTGRGNDMQIGTYVEKLFLTELSGNVIDLCPVGALTNKPYSFVARPWEIRKVSSIDVLDAVGSNIVVSTRTNEVLRILPRENEDVNEEWLADKSRFACDGLKRQRLVAPMVRMPNGELQAVEWEGALIAVAKAVKAAGGQIAGISGQLADLEAQVALKDLLNRLGSEVVATEQGFVAGGTDNRANYLLNSTIAGLEEADAVLLVGTNPRYEAPLVNTRLRKAYVHNELQIASIGPKIDLSYDHENLGADAALVKDVCSGAHAFSKVLEGAKKPAIIIGADLLERADGAAIHATVAEYCKKLKKPNWNPFNVLQTNAAQVGALDVGYKAGAQIAVKAQPKVLFLLNADAGKVTREQLPKDCFVVYIGSHGDNGASIADAVLPGAAYTEKQAIYVNTEGRPQQTLPGVSPPGMAREDWKILRALSEVVGKPLPYDNLDELRNRVEDVAPHLTRLGHLEPAGDAGAAGAISKSIGGGPIDLKLKELRDYFMTDAISRASPTMAKCISAVNKQQRENEAKQSVAI, encoded by the exons ATGATACGGGCACCGCTAGTCAAGGCGCTGGGCGCTCTGGGCTCGCCCACACATCAGATGGCCAGCCGGGCGGTGCGAACCAGCGCCATGGTGGCCCAGACACCGGCGAAGGCGCCCGAGAAGATCGAGGTCTTTGTGGATGACATTCCCGTGCAGGTGGTACCCGGCACCACTGTCCTCCAG GCTGCTGCCCAGATCGGCGTGGAGATACCCAGATTCTGCTACCACGAACGTCTTGCGGTGGCCGGCAACTGCAGGATGTGCTTGGTCGAGGTGGAGAAGAGTCCCAAGCCAGTGGCCGCCTGCGCCATGCCCGTGATGAAGGGCTGGCGCATCAAGACCAACTCGGATCTGACCCGCAAGGCGCGCGAGGGCGTCATGGAGTTCCTGCTGATGAACCATCCGCTGGATTGTCCCATCTGCGATCAGGGTGGCGAGTGTGATCTTCAGGATCAGGCCATGGCCTTCGGTTCCGATCGATCCCGCTTCACGGACATTAACTACACGGGCAAGCG AGCTGTCGAGGACAAGGACATCGGACCGCTAGTGAAGACTATCATGACGCGCTGCATCCACTGCACCCGCTGTGTGCGTTTCGCTTCCGAGATCGCCGGCGTTGATGACCTGGGCACCACTGGCCGTGGCAACGACATGCAGATCGGCACCTACGTGGAGAAGCTCTTCCTTACCGAACTGTCCGGCAACGTGATCGACCTGTGCCCCGTGGGAGCGCTGACCAACAAGCCCTATAGTTTTGTGGCCCGTCCCTGGGAGATCAGGAAGGTGAGCAGCATCGATGTGCTGGATGCCGTCGGCAGCAACATTGTGGTCAGCACTCGCACAAACGAGGTGCTGCGCATTCTGCCCCGTGAGAATGAGGACGTCAACGAGGAATGGCTTGCGGACAAATCGCGCTTCGCCTGCGACGGTCTGAAGCGCCAGCGCTTGGTGGCTCCCATGGTGCGCATGCCCAACGGCGAACTGCAGGCCGTGGAGTGGGAGGGCGCCCTCATCGCCGTGGCCAAGGCCGTCAAGGCAGCCGGTGGACAGATTGCCGGCATTTCCGGCCAGCTGGCCGATCTGGAGGCTCAGGTGGCCCTTAAGGATCTGCTGAACCGTCTGGGCAGCGAAGTGGTCGCCACTGAACAGGGCTTTGTTGCCGGAGGCACCGACAATCGTGCTAATTACCTCTTGAACAGTACCATCGCCGGCTTGGAGGAGGCCGACGCCGTTCTCCTGGTGGGCACCAATCCCCGTTACGAGGCTCCTTTGGTCAACACCCGTCTGCGCAAGGCCTATGTCCACAACGAACTGCAGATTGCCTCGATTGGACCCAAGATCGATCTGTCCTACGACCACGAGAACCTTGGCGCCGATGCCGCTTTGGTCAAGGACGTGTGCTCCGGAGCTCATGCGTTCTCCAAAGTTCTGGAGGGTGCCAAGAAGCCGGCCATCATCATTGGAGCCGATCTGTTGGAGCGTGCCGATGGTGCCGCCATTCACGCCACCGTTGCCGAGTACTGCAAGAAGCTGAAGAAGCCG AACTGGAACCCCTTCAATGTGCTGCAGACGAACGCCGCCCAGGTGGGCGCTCTCGATGTGGGCTACAAGGCCGGTGCACAGATCGCTGTGAAGGCCCAGCCCAAGGTGCTGTTCCTGTTGAACGCCGACGCCGGCAAGGTGACCCGTGAGCAGCTGCCCAAGGACTGCTTTGTGGTCTATATTGGATCGCACGGTGACAATGGCGCCTCCATTGCCGATGCCGTGCTGCCAGGTGCCGCTTACACAGAGAAGCAGGCCATCTACGTGAACACGGAGGGCAGGCCGCAGCAGACGCTGCCTGGTGTTTCGCCACCGGGCATGGCACGCGAGGACTGGAAGATTCTGCGCGCTCTGTCCGAGGTGGTGGGCAAGCCGCTGCCGTACGACAACTTGGACGAGCTGCGTAACCGTGTAGAGGATGTGGCGCCACATCTAACGCGCCTGGGACACTTGGAGCCAGCCGGCGATGCCGGAGCAGCGGGCGCTATC AGCAAATCTATCGGCGGTGGCCCCATCGATCTTAAGCTGAAGGAGCTGCGCGACTACTTCATGACCGACGCCATTTCGCGCGCCTCGCCCACCATGGCCAAGTGCATATCGGCGGTCAACAAGCAGCAGCGGGAGAACGAGGCCAAGCAGAGTGTGGCTATCTAG
- the LOC120455405 gene encoding C-factor, whose amino-acid sequence MNSILITGCNRGLGLGLVKALLNLPQPPQHLFTTCRNREQAKELEDLAKKHSNIHILEIDLRNFDAYDKLIADIEGVTKDQGLNVLFNNAGIAPKSARITAVRSQELLDTLQTNTVVPIMLAKACLPLLKKAAKANESQPMGVGRAAIINMSSILGSIQGNTDGGMYAYRTSKSALNAATKSLSVDLYPQRIMCVSLHPGWVKTDMGGSSAPLDVPTSTGQIVQTISKLSEKQNGGFINYDGTPLAW is encoded by the exons ATGAACTCCATCCTAATAACCGGCTGCAATCGAGGACTGGGTCTGGGCCTGGTCAAGGCGCTGCTGAATCTTCCCCAGCCGCCGCAGCATCTATTTACCACCTGCCGGAATCGCGAGCAGGCAAAG GAGCTGGAGGATTTGGCCAAGAAGCACTCGAACATTCACATCCTTGAGATTG ATTTGAGGAATTTCGATGCCTATGACAAGCTTATCGCCGACATCGAGGGCGTGACCAAGGACCAAGGCCTCAATGTGCTCTTCAACAATGCCGGCATAGCCCCCAAATCGGCCAGGATAACGGCCGTCCGCTCGCAGGAGCTGCTGGACACCCTGCAGACCAACACGGTGGTGCCAATAATGCTGGCCAAGGCGTGTCTGCCACTCCTAAAGAAGGCGGCCAAAGCGAACGAATCACAACCGATGGGCGTGGGCCGTGCCGCCATTATCAACATGTCCTCGATACTTGGCTCCATTCAGGGCAACACGGATGGCGGAATGTACGCCTATCGCACCTCCAAGTCGGCCTTGAATGCGGCCACCAAGTCGCTGAGCGTCGATCTGTATCCGCAGCGCATCATGTGCGTTAGTCTGCATCCTGGCTGGGTGAAAACCGACATGGGTGGCTCCAGTGCCCCCTTGGACGTGCCCACCAGTACGGGCCAAATTGTGCAGACCATCAGCAAGCTGAGCGAGAAACAGAACGGCGGTTTTATTAACTACGATGGCACTCCGCTGGCCTGGTGA
- the LOC120455404 gene encoding thioredoxin reductase 1, mitochondrial isoform X2, with translation MLKYMICAIVVGAKKSTSSKYNGSYDYDLIVIGGGSAGLACAKEAVLNGARVACLDYVKPTPTLGTKWGVGGTCVNVGCIPKKLMHQASLLGEAVHEAAAYGWNVDDKIKPDWNKLVQSVQNHIKSVNWVTRVDLRDKKVEYINGLGSFVDSHTLLAKIKSGERTITAQTFVIAVGGRPRYPDIPGAVEHGITSDDLFSLEREPGKTLVVGAGYIGLECAGFLKGLGYEPTVMVRSIVLRGFDQQMAELVAASMEERGIPFLRKSVPLSVEKQDDGKLLVKYKNVETGEEAEDVFDTVLWAIGRKGLVDDLNLPNAGVTVQKDKIPVDSQEATNVANIYAVGDIIYGKPELTPVAVLAGRLLARRLYGGATQRMDYKDVATTVFTPLEYACVGLSEEDAVKEYGADEIEVFHGYYKPTEFFIPQKSVRYCYLKAVAERHGDQRVYGLHYIGPVAGEVIQGFAAALKSGLTINTLINTVGIHPTTAEEFTRLAITKRSGLDPTPASCCS, from the exons ATGCTGAAGTACATGATCTGCGCCATCGTTGTGGGCGCCAAAAAGAGCACATCCTCTAAGTATAATG GATCTTATGACTACGACCTTATTGTGATTGGAGGCGGATCAGCTGGCCTGGCCTGCGCCAAGGAGGCGGTGCTCAATGGAGCCCGTGTGGCCTGTCTGGATTACGTTAagcccacgcccactctggGCACCAAGTGGGGCGTTGGCGGCACCTGCGTGAACGTGGGCTGCATTCCCAAGAAGCTGATGCACCAGGCCTCGCTCCTGGGCGAGGCTGTCCATGAGGCGGCCGCCTACGGCTGGAACGTGGATGACAAGATCAAGCCAGACTGGAACAAGCTGGTGCAGTCCGTACAGAACCACATTAAGTCCGTCAACTGGGTGACCCGTGTGGATCTGCGCGACAA GAAAGTGGAGTACATCAATGGACTGGGCTCGTTCGTGGACTCGCACACCCTGTTGGCCAAGATAAAGAGCGGCGAGCGCACAATCACCGCCCAGACTTTCGTCATTGCCGTTGGCGGCCGACCACGCTACCCGGATATTCCCGGTGCTGTGGAGCACGGCATCACCAGCGATGATCTGTTCAGTTTGGAGCGCGAACCCGGCAAGACCTTGGTGGTGGGAGCTGGCT ACATTGGCTTGGAGTGCGCTGGATTCCTGAAGGGTCTCGGCTACGAGCCCACTGTGATGGTGCGTTCTATTGTGCTGCGTGGCTTTGACCAGCAGATGGCCGAGCTGGTGGCAGCCTCGATGGAGGAGCGTGGCATTCCCTTCCTGCGCAAATCGGTGCCGCTGTCTGTGGAAAAGCAGGATGATGGCAAGCTGCTCGTTAAGTACAAAAACGTGGAGACCGGCGAGGAGGCCGAGGATGTCTTCGACACCGTTCTGTGGGCCATCGGCCGCAAGGGTCTGGTCGACGATCTGAACCTGCCCAATGCCGGCGTGACTGTGCAGAAGGACAAGATTCCAGTGGACTCGCAGGAGGCCACCAATGTGGCGAACATCTACGCCGTAGGTGACATCATCTACGGCAAGCCAGAGCTGACGCCCGTCGCCGTTCTGGCTGGTCGTCTGCTGGCCCGCCGCCTGTACGGCGGAGCTACCCAGCGCATGGACTATAAGGATGTGGCCACCACCGTGTTCACGCCTCTGGAGTACGCCTGCGTCGGTCTGAGCGAGGAGGATGCCGTCAAGGAGTACGGAGCCGATGAGATCGAGGTGTTCCATGGTTACTACAAGCCCACGGAGTTCTTCATTCCCCAGAAGAGCGTGCGCTATTGCTACTTGAAGGCTGTCGCTGAGCGCCATGGCGACCAGCGCGTCTATGGACTGCACTACATTGGCCCAGTGGCCGGTGAGGTGATCCAGGGATTCGCTGCCGCCCTAAAGTCTGGCCTGACCATTAACACGCTCATCAACACGGTGGGCATCCATCCCACGACCGCCGAGGAGTTCACCCGGCTGGCCATCACCAAGCGCTCCGGACTGGACCCCACGCCggccagctgctgcagctaa
- the LOC120455406 gene encoding formin-like protein 5, which produces MGPTPPLPATNSINQQQTTTAPPPPPTGQIIAPSGAFPGSLTPGWNDPPPISGDSMSCNSNNRRPRLDLRKRVAHPLDGNSPSVQLGQPQPPIPTAPEAFAPRPVAMVTPHRQIPYPDPNNPPAGGADAGGFGAGPNTNAVRLPPLAQSISIDPSRVPVAMVPPRQK; this is translated from the exons ATGGGCCCAACACCGCCGCTGCCCGCCACCAATAGCATTAACCAACAGCAGACGACAACCgctccaccgccaccgccaacGGGGCAAATCATAGCGCCATCGGGAGCCTTTCCAG GCTCCCTGACCCCCGGCTGGAATGACCCGCCACCCATTTCGGGGGATTCCATGAGCTGCAACTCGAACAATCGTCGTCCACGCCTCGATCTTCGCAAGCGTGTGGCCCACCCACTGGACGGCAACTCCCCTAGTGTCCAGCTGGGTCAGCCACAACCACCAATACCTACAGCACCAGAGGCATTCGCGCCGCGTCCCGTGGCCATGGTAACACCCCATCGCCAGATTCCCTATCCGGATCCCAACAACCCGCCTGCCGGAGGAGCGGATGCGGGCGGATTCGGAGCGGGACCGAATACCAATGCCGTGCGCCTGCCACCATTGGCCCAGAGCATCAGCATCGATCCATCCAGGGTGCCGGTGGCCATGGTACCTCCAAGACAGAAATAG